GTACAATCATACGGGATATACGCAGCCTCGGCACTCGCTGGAAACGCGGTCCTTCGTTCAATCATGGGCGCTACACTACCGCTGGCGGGTCCCTCGCTATATGCGACACTGGGCGCGAACTGGGCGGGCACATTGCTCGGACTGCTAGAGATGATCTGCATACCTATTCCGTTCATATTCTACAAGTACGGACATAAGATCAGAGAGAAGAGTGCACTGATTCGGCAAATGTCGGAGGACCAGAGACGGAGAGAGGCGAGGCAGAAGAGAGCGGCGGACAAGGTCGTGAAGGGTGCGGAGGCAGAGGCTGCGACGGGTGCGCCGATGGAGACTGTTGTTGCAGTCGATGAAGCACTGGATGTTGAGAAAGGTGTAGGGAAGCAAGGCGTCCGCGAGGTATAGTTTGAGATGATGCATTGTTTCGAGCACAGCGGTGACGTTCATGGAGATGCAAAATGCCACGATCGTTCAAGACTGGCGGGGACATTGTTACACAGCATAGATGGCGAGATGCTAAGCATCGGGATAAGCTACGAAGTAATGCGTTATGATTGATGCATCTAAGTTGTTGTTCTGTGGCCTGATCGCTTGGTGGTTCTCTCTACAGCCATTAAAATCTAGGTACTTTGATTGCTCAGGTCCCAATGCTTGCTGGAAGAGCATATGCCGACATCGTACAGAACATTTCGACGTGTTCGATTGCTATTCGGCGCCTGTCTTTGCGACTGCACGCTTATCAATACATACAGCAACGCCGATCTTCTCCGCAGGAAAAGGAAGATCGTGACCCGCGCATTGCTTGTCAAGCTCGTGAGATAGCAAGCATTAATGGCAGAACGACTCGGTCTTCACAGCGTCGCTTTCCCATTTGAGCTGTGCAGATGCTGCCAGATCGAGACATGATCATTACCCTTCGTCGATTCATGAGTTCGACTCGGCAAGAAGCGCTCGACCTTGACGAGTGCAGCATCGCTCTGGCCATTGCTCTGATCCTGCACGACGACCCCAGCTTCGTCATACTTCACTTGCTCACCAGGTCGACGGAGCAGCTGTTCGAAGAGCTCAGGCGTCACTCCGTGAGGTGGTCCACCTTGCTTCGGGTCCTTGCCCAACGGCCACTCCAGACAGATAAGATTCCCAGTAGGGCCAAGCAGCTGGCTCATCCGCTTTGCCCAGCGCGGTCTCAGGTCTGGCGGCAACGCACATAAGAAGGTGTAGTCGAAGATGACATCAAAGTCTGCACCACCAGTCTCCTCCTGGAAGTCATCTTTGAAGAAGTCCTGGAGGAGCACGTTCGCCTCGCCACGACCAGTTTTGGCATTGTGAACGGCGTATCGCTCGTCTGCTGGCACCTCATTCTGGATTCGCTTAGCAGCCTCGACAGCTGTGGGCGCTGCGTCGAGGCCGTAGGTGTCATAGCCTAGCGATGCCAACAAGAAGACATCGTAGCCACTTCCGCAGCCGGGCACGAGTGCCCTCTTTCGAGTCTGGGAGCTGTCGTCCTTAGTCGCTGAGCCAAAGATCTCATGTTTATCGGCGATGGCATCCTTCAAAGCAAGACTGGGGCCGTTCTTGTCCCATGGCGTCTGCTTCTTTTGCCATGCCTCGTCCCATTTCTTCGTCAGATCCTCCTCGGGCTGATCCAGGAACTGCTGTCGAAGCTTCTCACGAGCATCTTGCGGGAAAGTGCCTGCCATGATCTCACTGTCGTCGAGCTTCAGTACGTCGCCTGCTTGTAAGAAAGGTCGATTGACTGGCTTGAGTGGTGTCGTCGTCCTGCCGGCAGTAGAGAATGATCTTGTTGCGAGATGATTGTGTGCGCAAGAGACTCCAGTACGACGGATACCAGACGGCAGGGGTATTTGTGCTGCGACAAGTCGACGTGAGGTTATGATGGCCAGGATACGAAGCTTCCGCATTTCCTTGGTTGATCACTCAGCAGGAAAGTGTAACGGAGGAATCATGTCATCTCGCTATTGCATATACTGCTGCATGTAACATCATTATCATGACTTTCTTGACCACAATTAGCATGTTGTCGAGATTGTACACACAAACATGGGCCATGTAGCATTATGTCAGCGCCTTCCTCCCATCTCACGCTCAAGGGACCCTTGTCCATCAGAAAGCCCACGCCGATCTCGCTTTGCCTCGGGCAACCATCCACGCCATCTCAGGCGAACCACTCACTACTCCACCCAAGCATTCTGAGCAGCACGGCATTCGGCACCTCTAGACTCACACTTCTGCTGCCGCTTCTGCACGTCGCCGCCGCCTCGCAGCAACTACTATCGCTGACTACTATGATGATGCACCGTAGCGCCTGCTACAACTACCGCTCGTACCGCAGCTGAAATCGTGGAGTATGATGCCGTGTGCCGTTGAAGGAAGGTAGGTGTTATTCTCGTTCACATGGTTAGATCCTGCTGTGTTCTTCTTCGTCAACACATGTACTCTGTATCGACGCGTTCTCTGCTTTGGCTTCGCGGTGGCAAGGACCCTCCTTTGGAGCTTTGCCGAAAAGCAGCGGCTTCAACGATTCTCACCGAACAACACTTTCCAGGATGGCCATAGACCAAGAGGAAGGCGTCGAGACAGGCTCTGTGGAGAAAGACCTTGATAGAACCGATCCAGACTCTCCCTCAGATGCAGAGTCACCCCTTCCCAGCAGAACGCACACAGCCATCACGAAGGAACCCGACATAACAACCACCGCAGCACCACCTTCAAACACCGAAGACATCCTCAAACTGCCCCACCGCGGCCGTCAAGAATCACACGCAACCCGCGCAACCTCGCACTCTTCCCGCTCGTCCCAGGACTCCCAACGCACAGTCTCCGAAAACCACTACGACCACCAAATTCCACCCCATCACACTCGCTCACGTAGCTGCGCCCAATCCAGCGCCCCTTCAGTGCGCCCAACCGCCATCAAAGTCCCCAAATCCGAGCGCCGCGGCCTCCTCGCCCGGTTCTGCGTGATTGACGAAGTAACCAACGCCTGGGACTACACGAAGCGCATGAAATGGATTGTCACAGCAATCGTCGCGTTAGCAGGTGCAGCCGCACCCATGGGTTCCTCCATCGTGCTGCCGGCGCTTATCGATATTGCTGCGGACTTCAACAGTACAGCCACGATAGTAAATTTGAGCGTGGCGATGTACATGCTGTCCATGTCAATTTTTCCGTTATGGTGGAGTTCTTTTAGCGAGACGCTGGGGCGGAGGACGATTTACGTTGTCAGTTTCTTCTTGTTCTTGGTTTTCAACATTCTGGGGGCGGTCAGTACGAGTATTGGGATGTTTGTGGTTATGAGGGTACTGAGTGGTGGAGCGGCGGCGAGTGTGCAGGCTGTTGGCGCGGGGACCATTGCAGATGTGTGGGAGACGAAGGAGAGGGGCAGAGCCATGGGAATGTTCTATCTGGGACCGCTGGTAAGTGATCGAAGGCGTGGGGGCATGAGAAGAGACATGCTCGCGCTTCTCTCCACGCTCAGCAGCCGGTGCTGATATAATGTGGCTCATTTCTCGAGTATAACTAACAGTCTGATCTTGTAGTGCGGACCTCTTCTCTCGCCAATCCTGGGTGGTGTACTGGCGCAAACGCTGGGTTGGAGATCTGCCCAGTGGTTCCTGGCCATATTCGCTGGTCTTTTATGGATCTTCGTCGTTCTTTGCTTGCCAGAGACCTTGCGGAAGCGCAGATCCCTAGCAGCTGAGGCCGAGCAACAAGCTGCCATGGCCGAGGAAGTTTTCGATGAGAAGGGCAACCCGAGACCTACGCTGAATCGGACGACTACGACACAATCAGTGCACATCAAGACGAAGAAGTATCTGGTGATGGCGAGGCGAGTCTTCATTGATCCACTCCGGATCGTGCTCTATCTGCAATTTCCTGCCGTGGCGATCTTGGTGTTGTACGCGTCAGTGGCATTCGGTGCACTGTACATCCTTAATGTCAGCGTGCAACAGACCTTCTCGGCGGCTCCTTATCACTACGGCAGTATCATTGTCGGTTGCCTTTACATACCAAACAGCGCGGGCTACTTCCTCTCGAGCGTGTTCGGCGGCAGGTGGGTCGATCGCATCATGCATCGCGAAGCTAGAAAAGCCGGTCGTTACGACGAAAAAGGGCGGCTGCAATTCATTCCGGAAGACAGGATGAAAGAAAACGCGTGGTTGGGCGCTATCGTCTTTCCGTGTGCTCTGTTCGCTTACGGTTGGTTTGCAGAGAAGGGGATCAATGTTGCTGCGCCATTGGtagcaaacttcttctttGGCATAGGATCGATGCTGATCTTCGCGCTGGTGACGACCATGCTCACGGAGTTCATGCCAAGGAAAGCTTCGAGTGGCATAGCCCTCAACAACTTCGTGAGGAACATCTTCTCCTGCGTAGGATCAGTAGTGACCGAGCCACTGATAGTTGCCATCGGCAATAGATGGCTCTTCCTAGGACTGGGAGTCGTAGCGATCGTGGCTGGATGTCTCACCATTTGGGCCATGAAGCGATTTGGTCCACAATGGAGGATATCAATGGATAAGCGCATCGAAAAGGCGATGGGCGATTGAGCTTTGCGAACTGGGTATCCTTTCTACAACAGAGCTTAAGGTGAGCTTCTTACCCACTCAAGCCATACGCCCAAGTCGTTGCAGCCAGAAAGTCCATGCGCAAGCTTCTGGGCCTTTTGGGACGAAGAAGTACCATCTTCAACGATCGCTTCATCCTCGTCGCCAATCGTGACCATGACATCTGCGTTTGGCTGAATCTGGGCAGTGATACTGCGAATGCCGACCACGGCTGGATCAGAGTACGTGAGAGACAAGGTCGGCTGGGGCGAGGTCGTCAGCCCAATATCCACGGACAATGTCTCGTCTTCGTCGAGGGGCTTTGGCGTGGCCATGATGTCGTCGAGAGGAACATCGTCCAGGCCGGTATCGTTGGCAGCGGCCGGATGGACGCCACCATTGGCAAAGGCCGCACCATTGGGCTTCGGTGCTGTTGGATTGCTGCCAAAAGCGTTGCGCAGGAGCTCACCAACATGTGCCCATTGTCGCAGATGTGGAAGCAGCTCAACGAGCTGCCTAGGGTGCGAAAACGGTAGTTTCTCAAGCTTATAGCCCCAGTCTGGCTTCGAGACATCGAGACTGTATCGATGTGTGACTTCCGCTTCTTCTCCGCCCTTCATTGTCAGCACATTCTGCTCAGCCTCGATCTCGATACCGTCTCCGGCATAGATCGTTTGAGCGGGAATCTCAAGAAGCAACGCGTAGTAATGTAGCATGAAGTCGACTTGTGGTGGCGCCATGCCAAGGTGGGAGAGCATGTTTGTGGCTGTTTGATACGGCACAACCAGAGGTGGATCGAGTCTGGCCACAAAGCGAATGTCGGGCAGATGTTGCCCGCCGTCAATGGCCAT
This genomic window from Fulvia fulva chromosome 4, complete sequence contains:
- a CDS encoding putative thiol methyltransferase 2, encoding MRKLRILAIITSRRLVAAQIPLPSGIRRTGVSCAHNHLATRSFSTAGRTTTPLKPVNRPFLQAGDVLKLDDSEIMAGTFPQDAREKLRQQFLDQPEEDLTKKWDEAWQKKQTPWDKNGPSLALKDAIADKHEIFGSATKDDSSQTRKRALVPGCGSGYDVFLLASLGYDTYGLDAAPTAVEAAKRIQNEVPADERYAVHNAKTGRGEANVLLQDFFKDDFQEETGGADFDVIFDYTFLCALPPDLRPRWAKRMSQLLGPTGNLICLEWPLGKDPKQGGPPHGVTPELFEQLLRRPGEQVKYDEAGVVVQDQSNGQSDAALVKVERFLPSRTHESTKGNDHVSIWQHLHSSNGKATL
- a CDS encoding MFS transporter OpS2, whose translation is MAIDQEEGVETGSVEKDLDRTDPDSPSDAESPLPSRTHTAITKEPDITTTAAPPSNTEDILKLPHRGRQESHATRATSHSSRSSQDSQRTVSENHYDHQIPPHHTRSRSCAQSSAPSVRPTAIKVPKSERRGLLARFCVIDEVTNAWDYTKRMKWIVTAIVALAGAAAPMGSSIVLPALIDIAADFNSTATIVNLSVAMYMLSMSIFPLWWSSFSETLGRRTIYVVSFFLFLVFNILGAVSTSIGMFVVMRVLSGGAAASVQAVGAGTIADVWETKERGRAMGMFYLGPLCGPLLSPILGGVLAQTLGWRSAQWFLAIFAGLLWIFVVLCLPETLRKRRSLAAEAEQQAAMAEEVFDEKGNPRPTLNRTTTTQSVHIKTKKYLVMARRVFIDPLRIVLYLQFPAVAILVLYASVAFGALYILNVSVQQTFSAAPYHYGSIIVGCLYIPNSAGYFLSSVFGGRWVDRIMHREARKAGRYDEKGRLQFIPEDRMKENAWLGAIVFPCALFAYGWFAEKGINVAAPLVANFFFGIGSMLIFALVTTMLTEFMPRKASSGIALNNFVRNIFSCVGSVVTEPLIVAIGNRWLFLGLGVVAIVAGCLTIWAMKRFGPQWRISMDKRIEKAMGD